The sequence below is a genomic window from Rhodanobacteraceae bacterium.
GCGACGATGAACCTGCTGATGACCGCCAGCCCGCTGGCGATGCAGGCCTGCGCCTACCCCTTCGCCGATGCCGCCTGGGCGCTGCAGTGGCATATGGTCGGCATGTACGCCCCGATGCTGGTCAGCGGGCCACTGATCGAACGCCTCGGCCCGCGCGGCGCCATCGCCATCGGCGCGCTGACCGTGGGCGCCTGCGCCGGCATCGCGCTCGCCGGCACCACGACCGGCCATTTCGTGACCGCGCTGGCACTGCTCGGAATCGGCTGGGCCCTGATGTTCACCGGCGGCAATACGTTGCTGACCCGCCAGTACGCGGAGCACGAAAAGGGCACCGCGCAAGGCGTGCACGACATGCTGATGTTTGCATCGATGGTGGTCTCGTCGCTGCTTGCAGGCCGCGCCGTGAGTCTGGCCGGCTGGGTCGAACTGCAGTGGCTCGCGCTGGCGGTGATGCTTGCTCTCGGCCTGCTGTTGCTGCTGCTGGGACCGCGCACACGCTAGTGTGGTGTTCCGTAATTAAGTTGAAGAATTCCGATGAATTTTGCGGCGAGGCAAGCGGAGGAGGGTGAAAGCCGGCGGCTTGCGCGGCATGCCGGCCGAGCTTGAACGCCCGCAACTGGTTGCGGGCGGAACCGGAGGTCATAGCAGGGCTATGGCGACGACGAGCAACGCCGCATCGGCGCAAAAGGCGCGGAAATAATTCAAGGTAATTACGGAACACCACACTAGTACGTCGATTGACGCGGGCGCACTCGACATCTGCGCGGCCGTGATCCGGCGCGCAGGATCCGCGGGAGCGCCTGGGGAGACTCGCTGCGATCCCGGAGGCAGCCACAGGACGGCGCGATGCCGTCCTGTGGCCGACGCTCCGGTCAGAAGCGGAAGCTGCCGTCGTTGCGGATCACCGTGCCGCTGCAACTGGCCGGAGTGGTGAACTCGCGGTTGCCGCTGGCGGTCGGGTGCGCGCCCTCCCAGGCGGCGGTCGCTCCGTTCCACTTGACGTACTTGTACTGGATCGCGGTGCCTGCGGGCAGCGTCAGCGTGCCGGACCAAGGCACATTGGCGCCGCTGCCCTGGATGGTCAGCGCGAAACCTGCGCCGGGGCTCCAGTTGCCGAGGGCAGGCTGGTTGCCGACGACATAGACGTTCTGGCCATAGACGGTGCCGGCGTTGGCGATGGTGAAACTGACCTGGCAACCGGGCGCGGGCGTGGTCACCGCCAACGCAGTGCTGGCCGCCGAGGCGTTTCCGACGGCGTCGAAGGCGCGCACGGTGTAGCTGTAGCTGGTGCTGGCCGCGACCGTGGTGTCGCTGTAACTGGTCGCCGCCGTGCTGCCGATGCGGGCACCGCCGCGGTAGACGTCGTAGCCGGTGACCCCGACGTTGTCGCTGGATGCGGTCCAGGACAGCGCCACGCTCGCGGCGCTCACCGCACCGCGCGTCAGGCCGGTGGGCACGCTCGGCGCCTGGGTGTCGCCGCCGCTGCAGGGATTGGACTTGCTGACAGTGCCGTTCTGCACCGCAGAGATCCCCGGCGTGAGCTGGTAGTTGTTGCCGCCGTTGTTGTCCCAGCTGCCGCTGCCGTTGTTGAACACCGCCTGCAGACTGGTCGCGGCGCCGAGCGCCACGGTCTGCATCTTCCAGCCGCTGCAGGCCGGATCCATCGGCACGCCGGGCACCGCGGTCCAACTCCCGCCGCCCGGCGCGTAGTGCACATTGGTCGCGCTCCAGCCGCTCGGTATCCGGTGGTAGATCGTCGCGGTGTTGCCGGCCGAGGTGGTCAGGGTGCGTGGCGCGCTGGCGGCCGATGTGTTGCCGACCGCGTCCTGCGCGCGGACGGTGTAGCTGTAGGTCGTGCCGGGCGCCAGGCCGGAGTCGCTCCAGCTGGTCGCCGCCGTGCTGGCGACCTGCACCCCGCCGCGCAGCACCAGGTAGGTGGCCACCGCGACATTGTCGGTCGACGCGCTCCAGCTCAGCGTCGCGCTGGTGGTTCCGATGTTGCTGGCGACGAGGTTGGCCGGCACGGTTGGCGCCTGGGTGTCGGCCGGGGGCGGGGTGCTCACGCTAGCGGCATTGCTGGCGGAAGACAGGTTTCCTGCCGCGTCGATGGCGCGCACCGTGTAGCTGTAGCTGGTGGCCGCAGCCAGGCCGTTGTCGACATAGCTGAGTCCACTGGTCACGCTGGCCACCTGAGTGGCGCCGCGGTAGACGCGGTAGGCCGCCACGCCGACGTTGTCGCTCGACGCCTGCCACTGCACGCGCACGCTGTTGGCGTCGATCGCGCTGGCGCTGGCATTCGCCGGGGCGGTGGGCGCGCTGGTATCCGGCGCACACGGGCTCACGCCGCTGCTGATCGCGCCGTTCGAGACCACCTGGATGCCGCTGCCCAAGGGGTAGTTGGCGCCGCCGCGGTTGTCCCAGGTGCCGGCGCCATTGTTGAACACCGCCTGCAGCGCGGTGGCCGCGCCGAGGTTGACGCTGTGGCGCTTCCAGCCGGCGCAGGCATCGGCCATCGCCACGCCCGGGACCGCAGTCCACGCGCCGCCAGCCGGTGCGTAATGGATGTTGGCCTGGGTCCAGCCGGCCGGCGTGCGATAGTAGACCTCGGCGACATTGCCCGCCAATGTCGTCACCGAGCGCGTGCCGCTCTGCGCGCCGCTGTTGCCGGCGGCGTCCTGGGCGCGGATCGCGTAGACATAGGTGGTCGACGGCGCCAGCGAGGTGTCGCTGTAGCGCAGGCCGTTCGCGGTGGCCACCTGCACGCCATTGCGCAGCACCAGGTATTGCGCCACGCCGTAATTGTCGCTGGCCGCCGTCCAGTCCAGTTGCACCGAGCTTGAGCTGATGGCCGAAGCCACCGGCGTACCGGGCGCGCCCGGCGGCAGCGTGTCCGGCGCCTGGGTGCTGGCGTTCAGCACGGCGCTGCGCGCGGACTGGTTGCCGGCCGCGTCCACCGCCAGCACCTGGTAGCTGTAGCTGGTGGATGCGGCGAGGCCGGTGTCGGTGAATGCCGGACTGCCGACCGTGCCGACCAGGGCACCGCCGCGGAACACCTGGTAGGCGGTCACGCCCACGTTGTCGCTCGAAGGTGTCCAGGCCAGCGCGATCGAACGATCGGTCCGCAGCGTCGCGGCCGGCGTTCCCGGAATTGTCGGCGGCGTGCTGTCGACCACCAGGAAGGGATAGACACCTTGCACCGTGCCGGCAGGGTCCTCGACAAAACCGGATCCGCTGGCGGTCGCGCGATAGGTGCCGGCGCCGACATACACCTGCTGGATCTCCGAACGGGTGACGTTGCCGCGGGTGTCGGTCATCTCGATGTAGTAATCGAGGTACTGGTTGCGGTAGTCGGAGAGGTAGGCGTAGTAGAGGTTGCCGATCTCCTGTGCCGGCACCACCTGCAGGGTGTCCTTGGTGGTGCGGATCCAGTCGACACCGTTCATCTGCGGGCGCAGGTCGCGCATTTGCAGCGGCACTGCGCGCCAGGCACCCACCTTGCTGGGGGTGATGTTGAGCCCCGGACGCCCGGCCAGCGCGGCCGGGTCGTAGACCTTGTAGGTGTCGTCGGACTCATCGATGCCGTTGCCGCTGTGCACGCGCACCATGGCGCGCGCCGAGGCGATCCCGGAGACGTCGAAGGCGTAGGTGTAGAGCGCGAAATCGCGGCTGTAGTGCTGCACGGTCCAGCCTTCGGCCTTGGACGCGTTGACCGAGCCCGGGTTGTAGGGATAGCGCTGCGGCCACCAGACGGAAGGGCCGGTGCGGTCCTGCGCCAGCCGCGCCTGCACATAGGGCTTCGAGAAGGCCAGCGAGTTGTTGAAAGCGAGTGTGGGCTTGACGCTGTCGTCCTGGTTCTCGTCGTAGTAACCGAAGCCCGAGTCCATCGCCGGCAGCAGGAAGTACCAGGCGAGTTCTGCCGGATTCGCGCCGCCGGCGTAGTTGTTCGCGGAATTGCCTTTCACCGGGAAGGAGAGCATCCACGGGTTCAGCTGGTTGCCTGGGTGGGTGATCTGCTGGTCGAGGACGGTGGTCGGCTGCCAATAGTTGGGATTGGCGTCCAGCCAGACTTGTTCGGCTGTTTTCGCGTAATTCAGCGCCGCCTGCAGCAGGGCGAAGTTGCGCTCCAGGTAGTGCCAGCCGTACTCCAGCGACACCGTCGCGCCTTCCTCGACCCCGCGCAAATTGCGCTTGGGCGCCAGGTTCATGCCGCTCACGCGATTGAACTCGGAGAACTGGCCCTTCCAGATCAGCATCGGCAGGCGCCAGTGGTACCAGGTGGGATCGGAGGAGGAATCGCGGGTGTCGATCCAGGAGCCGTCCTGCACATGCGCGATGTCGTTCGCCGGGATCGGGAACTGGCGCAGGTACTCGTCGATGCCCAGGCAATAACCCTGACCGCTGCAGGTGGTGTGGTAACCCGCCTGCCAGGTGTCCAGGGAGCCGGCGCGGCCGCTGGAATTGTCGCCATCGTGGGCGATCACGTAGAACTGGCGCGGCTCCAGCGCCTGGTAGGGCACCAGTTCGTCGACTGTGGTACTGCCGTCCCAGCCTTCCAGCCATGAGCCGTTCTGGCTCACCGGGATGCCCGCCACCTGGGTGACGGCGCCGGTTGCCGGATCGACATGGCGCACCCAGTGCGGGGTCGATGCGAAGGGGAATTTGTTCACCACCACCTGCTGCTCGTGGGCCATGCCCAGGGCCACCCAGCTCCCGGTGTTGCTGCTGTTGCGCAGGTCCGCCCGGTTCGGGGGTGAGGTCAGGGTGTCGCCGTTCGCATCGTAGGTGGCGTAGGGATAGTCCTTGAGCGTGCGCGAATAGTGATTGTTGCCGAGCACCGACCACTGGATGCCGAGCTTCGCGAGTGTCGGCACCAGGCGCGGCGAGAAGCCCAGTTCGGTCGGGAAAAACCCCTTCGACGAGACATAGCTGCCGCCGAGGAAATAGGGCTGGGCCAGGGTCGCGTTCTGGTAGATCAGTTCCTTGAGGAAGTAGTCCGGCCCGACCAGCGGACCCATCGTGTGATGGCCGGTGAAATGGATGGTATCCAGGGTGCGCTGGTTGTTCTGCGTGCGCAGCGCGTTCCAGGTGCTGGCCCAGCCCTGGCCCCAGTTGGGGTTGTTGTAGCCAGGCACGTTCTGCAGCTGGTTCAGGCTCTGCACGTTGTTGATCACGGCGCCGGACATGGTCACGTGGATCTGCCCGCGTCCGCCGGACCAGTTCTGTAACTCGCCGGCCACCTGCATCGGCCAGCCCATGTAGGCGCCGGTCTTGGCGTGGTGGCTGTAGTAGGCCACCAGGTCGTCGTGCGGCATGATCCCGCCGCCCAGCGCCGGTGGCAGGAAATAGCTGTAGCCCGGTGGCGGCGACTGCTTGAGCGCGATCACCTGGCCGTCGTAGCTGTAGCGGATCGGCGCCCCCACCGCCGTCGCGTCGTAGGTCGCCTGGACGTTCACCCCGTAGAACGGCCAGAAGTTCGGCATGTGGTTGTGGTAGACGTGGGCGGCGGGAACCCCCGCATCCGCGCCCACGATTCCTCCCAGCAAGCCCACGCCCGTTGCGATTGCAGCGACCACCCCGCGTTTCAGCGCCATCGTCCCCCTCCCCCATGCATTCCCTGCCGGTGTCGGACCGGCGCCGGGCAATCGACATGCAGCCGCCCTCGGTGCCGGCGCGGAGCGCGGCCTCGTCGAGTCCCGTGGGTCAAGGCGCGCGCTCCCCAGCGCGACGCCCGTCATGGCGATGTGCACCCGCAGCCCCTGCCCCGGCTGCCGGCTGGTTCAGCACACCCGGCGAATCCAGCCTAGGCCGCACACATCGCGTTCACAATGGCCCGCATACGTATTCATGCACAGTGAGTAATCCGCGTATCCGAGTGCAACCGGGGATGGCAGTTGGACAGATCGGGAGGGCACGAGGGCACGAGGGCACGTGGGCAGGAGTGCACGCAAGAATCCTCCGGCGCTGGGAGCCGGCGCTTGCGCGCCCTTCAGACCGTTGCGCGAACAAGCACGCCGGCAGTGAACTCCC
It includes:
- a CDS encoding fibronectin type III domain-containing protein, translated to MALKRGVVAAIATGVGLLGGIVGADAGVPAAHVYHNHMPNFWPFYGVNVQATYDATAVGAPIRYSYDGQVIALKQSPPPGYSYFLPPALGGGIMPHDDLVAYYSHHAKTGAYMGWPMQVAGELQNWSGGRGQIHVTMSGAVINNVQSLNQLQNVPGYNNPNWGQGWASTWNALRTQNNQRTLDTIHFTGHHTMGPLVGPDYFLKELIYQNATLAQPYFLGGSYVSSKGFFPTELGFSPRLVPTLAKLGIQWSVLGNNHYSRTLKDYPYATYDANGDTLTSPPNRADLRNSSNTGSWVALGMAHEQQVVVNKFPFASTPHWVRHVDPATGAVTQVAGIPVSQNGSWLEGWDGSTTVDELVPYQALEPRQFYVIAHDGDNSSGRAGSLDTWQAGYHTTCSGQGYCLGIDEYLRQFPIPANDIAHVQDGSWIDTRDSSSDPTWYHWRLPMLIWKGQFSEFNRVSGMNLAPKRNLRGVEEGATVSLEYGWHYLERNFALLQAALNYAKTAEQVWLDANPNYWQPTTVLDQQITHPGNQLNPWMLSFPVKGNSANNYAGGANPAELAWYFLLPAMDSGFGYYDENQDDSVKPTLAFNNSLAFSKPYVQARLAQDRTGPSVWWPQRYPYNPGSVNASKAEGWTVQHYSRDFALYTYAFDVSGIASARAMVRVHSGNGIDESDDTYKVYDPAALAGRPGLNITPSKVGAWRAVPLQMRDLRPQMNGVDWIRTTKDTLQVVPAQEIGNLYYAYLSDYRNQYLDYYIEMTDTRGNVTRSEIQQVYVGAGTYRATASGSGFVEDPAGTVQGVYPFLVVDSTPPTIPGTPAATLRTDRSIALAWTPSSDNVGVTAYQVFRGGALVGTVGSPAFTDTGLAASTSYSYQVLAVDAAGNQSARSAVLNASTQAPDTLPPGAPGTPVASAISSSSVQLDWTAASDNYGVAQYLVLRNGVQVATANGLRYSDTSLAPSTTYVYAIRAQDAAGNSGAQSGTRSVTTLAGNVAEVYYRTPAGWTQANIHYAPAGGAWTAVPGVAMADACAGWKRHSVNLGAATALQAVFNNGAGTWDNRGGANYPLGSGIQVVSNGAISSGVSPCAPDTSAPTAPANASASAIDANSVRVQWQASSDNVGVAAYRVYRGATQVASVTSGLSYVDNGLAAATSYSYTVRAIDAAGNLSSASNAASVSTPPPADTQAPTVPANLVASNIGTTSATLSWSASTDNVAVATYLVLRGGVQVASTAATSWSDSGLAPGTTYSYTVRAQDAVGNTSAASAPRTLTTSAGNTATIYHRIPSGWSATNVHYAPGGGSWTAVPGVPMDPACSGWKMQTVALGAATSLQAVFNNGSGSWDNNGGNNYQLTPGISAVQNGTVSKSNPCSGGDTQAPSVPTGLTRGAVSAASVALSWTASSDNVGVTGYDVYRGGARIGSTAATSYSDTTVAASTSYSYTVRAFDAVGNASAASTALAVTTPAPGCQVSFTIANAGTVYGQNVYVVGNQPALGNWSPGAGFALTIQGSGANVPWSGTLTLPAGTAIQYKYVKWNGATAAWEGAHPTASGNREFTTPASCSGTVIRNDGSFRF